A single window of Chloracidobacterium thermophilum B DNA harbors:
- a CDS encoding LITAF-like zinc ribbon domain-containing protein, with protein MIVCVNCGQVNETAASRCLRCGASIFEYPSYLGSAGVAPSGPPPAPPPPSVPPPKPAPPPHKQPLPPPYGSPYGASQTAAPPPMPLPPPVSPPLAHPLPVQPVVVVGGFACPYCRTTLPPRITYRTSPAGWVIFALLLLLCWPLFWVGFLFQEECLRCRNCGRRLA; from the coding sequence ATGATTGTCTGTGTCAACTGTGGACAGGTGAATGAAACGGCTGCCAGCCGGTGTCTGCGCTGCGGGGCTTCGATCTTTGAGTATCCCAGTTACCTGGGTTCGGCTGGGGTTGCGCCGTCCGGTCCGCCGCCAGCTCCGCCCCCGCCGTCAGTGCCACCGCCGAAGCCTGCACCACCGCCACACAAACAGCCGCTGCCGCCGCCATACGGTTCGCCATACGGTGCATCGCAAACGGCGGCTCCTCCGCCAATGCCGTTGCCGCCGCCGGTGTCTCCGCCGTTGGCACATCCGCTGCCGGTTCAGCCCGTGGTGGTGGTTGGCGGTTTTGCGTGTCCTTATTGCCGGACAACCCTGCCGCCGCGCATTACCTATCGCACGTCACCGGCCGGGTGGGTCATTTTCGCCCTGCTGCTGTTGTTGTGCTGGCCGCTGTTTTGGGTTGGTTTTCTGTTTCAGGAAGAGTGTCTCCGGTGCCGCAACTGCGGCCGGCGGCTGGCGTGA
- the cobS gene encoding adenosylcobinamide-GDP ribazoletransferase, which produces MTVLRLFLAAVAFLTRLPIPAWAHPDGRTLAAAMVFFPLVGALLGAGQAALILVLRPVLAPDGLALLLIATTVLVTGALHYDGLADTVDALGGGWSPEQRLAIMKDPHIGTFGVLALVVAVLAQFVALRSFQHVESLCRAVIVAPCLARMTIVWLAWQEPYARAEGGKGRFIEALQGQQVLGALLTGGAIVLGVGGWLGSLLLALAAVLVMMAAFRFRRWLGGITGDVLGAVSQTCELLVYGVWVAFRP; this is translated from the coding sequence GTGACCGTCCTGCGTCTGTTTCTGGCGGCAGTGGCGTTTCTGACGCGCCTGCCGATACCGGCCTGGGCGCACCCGGACGGCCGGACACTGGCTGCCGCCATGGTGTTTTTTCCGCTGGTCGGGGCGCTGTTGGGCGCGGGACAGGCGGCGCTCATCCTTGTGCTGCGCCCGGTGCTTGCGCCGGATGGGCTGGCCCTGCTGCTCATTGCCACGACGGTACTCGTCACCGGGGCATTGCACTACGACGGGCTGGCCGACACGGTGGACGCGCTGGGCGGCGGCTGGTCGCCGGAGCAGCGGCTGGCCATCATGAAAGACCCGCACATCGGAACGTTCGGCGTGCTGGCGCTGGTGGTGGCCGTTCTGGCCCAGTTTGTGGCGCTACGGAGTTTTCAGCACGTGGAATCGCTGTGCCGGGCGGTGATTGTTGCGCCCTGTCTGGCCCGGATGACGATTGTCTGGTTGGCGTGGCAGGAGCCTTATGCGCGGGCTGAAGGCGGCAAGGGACGCTTCATCGAGGCGCTCCAGGGGCAGCAGGTGTTGGGGGCGCTGCTGACCGGCGGGGCAATCGTGCTCGGCGTGGGCGGCTGGCTGGGCAGTCTGCTGTTGGCGTTGGCGGCGGTACTCGTCATGATGGCGGCCTTTCGTTTTCGGCGCTGGCTGGGTGGGATTACCGGCGATGTGCTGGGTGCGGTCAGTCAGACGTGTGAACTTCTGGTCTATGGCGTGTGGGTTGCATTTCGGCCGTGA
- a CDS encoding helicase-related protein: protein MPKIYDNIEWPLVEGLRRILPEAVACSFCVGYLNLRGWDQLADSIEHLGGSDEHHACRILVGMHRPPDEGMRLLQGIHRQTGATGQPSLPIDGPTAARLRRRITESFKEQLEFGVPSNAAERTLQQLSRQLRERKVFIRAFLRYPLHAKLYLVRREDTVTPLIGFVGSSNLTLAGLSRQGELNVDVVEQDAARKLQGWFDERWNDDLAVDLSSELADLIDQSWARKELIRPYLIYLRIAYHLSEDARQGEREFKVPAMFRDVLLDFQKAAVSLAAKKLHRHGGVLLGDVVGLGKTLMATAIARLMQEDSGDNTLVICPPKLAPMWDRYMQEYQIAGRVLSIGRAISELPGLPRYRLVIIDESHNLRNREGERYKAIQEYIAQNESRVLLLTATPYNKHYTDISNQLRLFLDEDRDLHVRPERYFQWLARKRGETEADFIARFQTSPHSLRAFEQSLFPEDWQDLMRLFLVRRTRQFIIRHYAEFDAASGRHYVRLNGQPHYFPARQPKRVNFAINEADPKDQYARLFRDEVVKVIEDLALPRYGLANYLKPKAEKGASAEEKRILANLNRAGKRLIGFCRINLFKRLESSGQSFLLSVQRHMVRNLITLHALEKNLPIPIGTQDAAMLDTAMSDADEAAVDISDPDNIEAAEATEPPAQKEKTWDEYQKRAGEIYKAYRQNHHDRFDWLNPRFFTKKLADALRSDTQALHRILESAGQWQPAADTKLQALLELLRTHRDEKVLVFTQFADTALYLHKQLRATGMEDVAVLTNQVGDPVTLSRRFSPSTNGGLAAGETGLRVLIATDVLAEGQNLQDAHIVVNYDLPWAIVRLIQRAGRIDRIGQKHDTILIYSFWPAEGVEKIIRLRQRLVARLQQHQEVIGSDDSFFGEAAAQRLRDLYTEKAGTLDDEGADEDIDLASLALQVWNSASADDRKACLSLPPIVSATRALRCSGERPFAPADGPPGVVTYLRYPDGTDALIRVDEHGSLVSQSLSAIFRDIACPPETPPLERTEQHHELVARCVEMATEEHVTGGHLGSLRSVRRKLWERLNKYRDRLKAGEGELPFAPAVSPDRLQQLDAVLDMIWWYPLKSAAREAISRQMRLGIADPDLLDMVARRAGEDNLCEIREKEADESAGPHIICSLGLIATGAK from the coding sequence ATGCCCAAAATTTACGACAACATCGAGTGGCCGCTGGTTGAAGGGCTGCGCCGCATCCTCCCGGAAGCTGTCGCATGCTCGTTCTGCGTTGGCTATCTGAACCTGCGCGGCTGGGACCAGTTGGCCGACTCCATTGAACATCTGGGCGGCTCGGACGAACATCACGCATGTCGCATCCTCGTGGGCATGCATCGCCCGCCGGACGAGGGAATGCGGCTTTTGCAGGGCATCCATCGCCAGACCGGGGCAACCGGCCAGCCGTCCCTGCCCATTGACGGTCCGACTGCCGCGCGCCTCAGACGCCGCATCACCGAGAGCTTCAAGGAACAGCTTGAATTCGGCGTGCCTTCCAATGCCGCCGAACGTACGCTGCAACAGTTGTCCCGGCAACTCCGGGAACGAAAAGTCTTCATCCGGGCCTTCCTGCGCTATCCGCTCCACGCCAAGCTGTATCTGGTCAGGCGTGAAGACACCGTCACGCCGCTCATCGGCTTTGTCGGGAGCAGCAACCTCACGCTGGCCGGGCTTTCCCGGCAGGGTGAACTCAACGTGGATGTGGTTGAGCAGGATGCCGCACGCAAACTTCAAGGCTGGTTTGACGAACGATGGAACGATGACTTGGCCGTTGATCTCTCCAGCGAACTGGCCGACCTGATTGACCAGAGTTGGGCGCGCAAAGAACTCATCCGCCCTTACTTGATTTACCTCAGAATCGCCTATCACCTCTCGGAAGATGCGCGCCAGGGCGAACGCGAATTCAAGGTGCCGGCGATGTTTCGCGATGTGCTGCTGGACTTCCAGAAAGCTGCTGTGTCTCTTGCGGCAAAGAAGCTCCATCGTCATGGTGGTGTGTTGCTTGGCGATGTGGTGGGTCTGGGGAAAACATTGATGGCAACTGCCATCGCCCGCCTGATGCAGGAAGACAGCGGCGACAATACACTGGTCATCTGCCCGCCAAAACTCGCCCCTATGTGGGACCGCTACATGCAGGAGTACCAGATCGCCGGGCGGGTGCTCTCCATCGGACGCGCCATCAGTGAACTGCCCGGCCTCCCGCGCTACCGGCTGGTCATCATTGACGAAAGCCACAACCTGCGTAACCGCGAGGGCGAACGCTACAAAGCCATCCAGGAGTACATCGCGCAGAATGAATCCCGGGTGCTGCTGCTCACCGCAACGCCCTACAACAAGCACTACACCGACATCAGCAACCAGCTCCGCCTGTTTCTCGATGAAGACCGGGACCTGCACGTGCGCCCGGAACGCTACTTCCAGTGGCTGGCACGGAAACGGGGTGAGACAGAAGCCGACTTTATTGCTCGCTTCCAGACTTCCCCGCACAGCCTGCGGGCATTTGAACAAAGCCTTTTCCCCGAAGACTGGCAGGACCTCATGCGGCTGTTTCTGGTCAGACGCACCCGCCAGTTCATCATCCGGCACTACGCCGAATTTGACGCGGCAAGCGGCCGCCACTACGTCCGGCTCAACGGTCAACCCCACTACTTCCCGGCGCGCCAGCCCAAACGGGTTAATTTCGCCATTAACGAAGCAGACCCCAAAGACCAGTACGCCCGGCTCTTCCGCGATGAAGTGGTGAAGGTCATCGAAGACCTCGCGTTGCCACGGTACGGGCTGGCCAACTACCTCAAGCCCAAGGCTGAAAAAGGCGCTTCCGCCGAAGAAAAGCGCATCCTTGCCAACCTCAACCGCGCCGGCAAGCGCCTGATCGGTTTTTGCCGCATCAACCTCTTCAAGCGCCTCGAATCGAGCGGCCAGAGCTTTTTGCTCTCGGTGCAGCGCCACATGGTGCGGAACCTCATCACCCTCCACGCGCTCGAAAAAAACCTGCCCATCCCCATCGGTACGCAGGACGCCGCCATGCTGGACACAGCCATGAGCGACGCCGACGAAGCAGCGGTGGACATTTCCGATCCCGACAACATAGAAGCGGCCGAAGCCACGGAGCCCCCGGCGCAAAAGGAGAAAACGTGGGACGAGTACCAAAAGCGCGCCGGGGAAATCTACAAAGCTTACCGACAGAATCATCACGATCGGTTTGACTGGCTGAATCCCAGATTTTTCACCAAAAAACTGGCGGACGCCCTGCGCTCCGATACACAGGCCCTACACCGTATTCTGGAGAGCGCGGGGCAGTGGCAGCCTGCGGCAGATACCAAGCTTCAGGCGCTGCTTGAGCTTCTCAGAACCCACCGCGATGAAAAGGTGCTGGTCTTTACGCAGTTTGCCGACACCGCGTTGTACCTCCACAAGCAACTTCGCGCCACCGGCATGGAAGACGTTGCCGTGCTGACCAACCAGGTGGGCGATCCAGTCACACTGTCCCGCCGCTTCAGTCCCTCCACCAATGGCGGGTTGGCTGCCGGGGAAACCGGACTGCGGGTGCTCATCGCCACCGATGTGCTGGCCGAGGGCCAGAACCTGCAGGATGCACACATTGTGGTCAACTACGACCTGCCATGGGCCATCGTCCGGCTCATCCAGCGCGCCGGGCGGATTGATCGCATCGGCCAGAAGCACGACACGATCCTTATCTACTCATTCTGGCCGGCCGAAGGGGTTGAGAAAATCATCCGCCTGCGCCAGAGGCTTGTCGCCCGTCTCCAGCAGCATCAGGAAGTCATCGGCAGTGATGATTCCTTCTTCGGCGAAGCCGCCGCGCAACGCCTGCGTGACCTCTACACGGAAAAAGCCGGCACGCTCGACGACGAAGGCGCCGATGAAGACATTGATCTGGCCAGCCTCGCCCTGCAGGTGTGGAACAGCGCCTCTGCCGACGACCGGAAGGCATGCCTGTCCCTGCCGCCGATTGTCTCAGCCACCCGTGCATTGCGTTGTAGTGGCGAACGGCCGTTTGCCCCTGCAGACGGCCCGCCCGGCGTCGTCACCTATCTGCGCTACCCGGACGGCACCGATGCCCTCATCCGCGTGGATGAACATGGCAGCCTTGTGTCGCAGTCGCTTTCAGCCATCTTCCGCGACATTGCCTGCCCGCCGGAAACACCTCCGCTGGAGCGGACCGAACAGCATCACGAACTGGTGGCACGCTGCGTCGAGATGGCGACGGAAGAGCATGTCACAGGCGGTCATCTTGGCAGCCTGCGCAGCGTACGGCGCAAACTCTGGGAGCGTTTGAACAAATACCGCGATCGCCTGAAAGCAGGTGAGGGCGAATTGCCCTTCGCCCCTGCCGTCTCACCCGACCGGCTTCAGCAGCTCGATGCGGTGCTCGACATGATTTGGTGGTATCCGCTCAAGAGCGCCGCCCGGGAAGCCATCAGCCGGCAAATGCGGCTGGGCATTGCCGACCCCGATCTGCTCGATATGGTTGCCCGCCGCGCCGGGGAGGACAACCTCTGTGAAATCCGCGAAAAAGAAGCGGATGAATCCGCCGGGCCGCACATCATCTGCTCATTGGGACTGATTGCCACGGGAGCGAAGTGA
- a CDS encoding DUF58 domain-containing protein has product MLATFRERLASPEFRAELKSATIAFVITSLLFGSSLLCLVLGFLIQLLPAYNVDLLAEVLFALSLGLAAIAGVYVIPRLARRVRMELARLDISYAPTQETAFFVLLTVVVALSAFNTGNNLLYLIFAILISVIVASGIVSESMLRGLTVGLRFPEHIHAGQAAVLEVSVANQKHLVPSMSLTVGVRVSQKAGPRLPARDTVKRWWTWRGKSPNKPQNSSPADTTKMDNLVHFVIVGPRARVRQTIEHRFPARGQYNITGFTVTTKFPFGFLQKTRRFAASGTIVVYPAVDAAVSVPKALSEALGARETNRRGLGADLYAIRQYRDGDRRRDIDWKATAKTRRLMVRDRLREDERRVTVRFDPRPARDLSDAELAAFETGVTYAASLLNRLVKSGVLVRLVTPEAATEFGNTPRHLHDMLRILAVVEPRREVSATGSAPNLPTREPAPEVVFAWNGLPAGGPVLARISFDDLPLADDLKPEDKAKKDV; this is encoded by the coding sequence ATGCTGGCAACTTTCCGCGAGCGCCTCGCTTCGCCTGAATTTCGCGCGGAACTCAAAAGCGCGACCATCGCATTTGTCATCACCAGCCTGCTGTTTGGCAGCTCGCTGCTGTGCCTGGTGCTGGGCTTCCTAATCCAGCTCCTGCCTGCTTATAACGTTGACCTGCTGGCCGAGGTGCTTTTTGCCCTGTCGCTGGGGCTGGCTGCCATTGCCGGGGTGTACGTCATTCCCAGGCTGGCCCGCCGCGTCCGTATGGAGCTGGCCCGCCTGGACATCAGCTATGCCCCGACGCAGGAAACGGCGTTTTTCGTACTGCTGACAGTGGTTGTGGCGCTGTCGGCCTTCAACACCGGCAACAACCTGCTGTACCTGATTTTTGCCATTCTCATCAGCGTCATTGTGGCGTCGGGGATTGTCTCGGAAAGCATGTTGCGCGGGTTGACGGTGGGGCTGCGCTTCCCGGAGCACATCCACGCCGGACAGGCGGCAGTGCTGGAAGTGAGCGTGGCCAATCAGAAACACCTTGTGCCTTCGATGTCGCTGACCGTAGGCGTCCGGGTGTCGCAAAAGGCCGGCCCACGTCTGCCCGCCCGGGACACGGTCAAACGGTGGTGGACGTGGCGCGGGAAGTCGCCAAACAAGCCGCAGAACAGTTCGCCGGCGGACACGACAAAAATGGACAATCTCGTGCACTTCGTCATCGTCGGGCCGCGCGCCAGAGTACGCCAGACCATCGAGCACCGGTTTCCGGCGCGTGGTCAGTACAACATCACGGGTTTCACGGTGACGACGAAGTTTCCCTTTGGCTTTCTGCAGAAGACGCGCCGTTTTGCAGCTTCCGGGACGATTGTGGTGTATCCGGCTGTGGATGCAGCGGTTTCCGTCCCAAAGGCGTTGTCGGAGGCGCTGGGGGCGCGGGAGACGAACCGGCGCGGGCTGGGGGCGGACCTCTACGCCATCCGGCAGTACCGCGATGGCGACCGGCGGCGCGACATTGACTGGAAGGCCACGGCGAAAACGCGCCGGCTTATGGTGCGTGACCGTCTGCGCGAGGATGAGCGCCGGGTGACGGTGCGGTTTGACCCGCGTCCGGCGCGTGATTTGAGCGATGCTGAGCTGGCGGCCTTTGAAACCGGCGTGACCTATGCGGCGTCGCTGCTGAACCGGTTGGTCAAGTCCGGGGTGCTGGTGCGGCTGGTGACACCGGAGGCGGCCACCGAGTTTGGCAACACGCCACGTCACCTGCACGACATGCTGCGGATACTGGCGGTGGTCGAGCCACGGCGGGAAGTCTCCGCGACCGGAAGTGCGCCGAACCTGCCGACGCGGGAGCCAGCGCCGGAGGTGGTGTTTGCGTGGAACGGCCTGCCGGCCGGCGGGCCGGTTCTGGCGCGTATCAGCTTCGATGACCTGCCGCTGGCGGATGACCTGAAGCCGGAAGATAAGGCGAAAAAAGACGTGTAA
- a CDS encoding carboxypeptidase-like regulatory domain-containing protein produces the protein MKPLRVFALMGLGWLVLGSGAGEAPAQFSVAAGSLTVRGRVLDAQTKQPLVNAQVNIRTKYDDYRTLTDAEGYYTLQVSAGRELRDFELIFSHPDYREKYFHTAFQPVLRDDLTATVEPLRARVKYRKNKLDMPCGDRKALITKSGDTLSCTFACESAPALTVRLPAGNEMRVTAAGGFSLRITDEKVELRGAENQAVALQVTAVMFRR, from the coding sequence ATGAAGCCTTTACGAGTATTCGCCCTGATGGGGTTGGGGTGGCTGGTGCTGGGCAGCGGCGCGGGCGAAGCGCCGGCGCAGTTTTCGGTGGCGGCCGGCTCGCTGACCGTGCGCGGGCGGGTCCTGGATGCCCAGACAAAGCAACCGCTGGTCAACGCGCAGGTGAATATACGGACGAAATATGACGACTACCGGACGCTGACCGATGCCGAGGGGTACTATACGCTTCAGGTGTCGGCCGGACGGGAGTTGCGCGACTTTGAGCTGATTTTCAGTCACCCGGACTACCGGGAGAAGTACTTTCACACGGCGTTCCAGCCCGTTCTGCGGGATGACCTGACAGCAACCGTCGAACCGCTGCGCGCTCGCGTCAAGTACCGCAAAAACAAGCTGGACATGCCATGTGGTGACCGCAAGGCGCTCATCACCAAGAGCGGCGATACGCTTTCGTGTACCTTTGCCTGTGAGTCGGCTCCGGCGCTGACGGTGCGCCTCCCGGCCGGCAATGAAATGCGTGTGACGGCGGCCGGCGGCTTTTCACTCAGGATTACCGATGAGAAAGTGGAGTTGCGCGGCGCGGAAAACCAGGCGGTGGCTTTGCAGGTGACCGCCGTGATGTTCAGGCGTTGA
- the panC gene encoding pantoate--beta-alanine ligase, with the protein MKIIREPHEMQQTALTLRDKAIRIGLVPTMGAFHDGHVSLMRRAKQENDVCVVSLFVNPLQFNDPSDFERYPRDEAADLEIARTVGVDILFMPSAAAMYPPDAQTFVEVTRVSQPLCGRHRPGHFRGVATVVAKLLMITLPRRVYFGLKDYQQCRVVAQMARDLYFPPDLVFCPTVREADGLAMSSRNARLSPEERRAAVVLPRSLELAQELFAAGETNPAVIRERVHGQLMTEPLAEVEYVEVVDAQTLEPITEITQPALVAIAAHFGRTRLIDSVVLTPPRPEPEPSAPDPLDISDVPGRAR; encoded by the coding sequence ATGAAGATCATTCGGGAACCACACGAAATGCAGCAGACGGCGCTGACGTTGCGGGACAAAGCCATTCGCATCGGGCTGGTGCCGACCATGGGGGCTTTCCACGATGGTCATGTTTCCCTGATGCGGCGCGCCAAGCAGGAAAATGACGTGTGCGTGGTGTCGCTTTTCGTCAATCCGCTGCAATTCAACGACCCTTCGGATTTCGAGCGGTATCCGCGCGATGAAGCGGCTGACCTGGAGATTGCCCGCACGGTTGGCGTGGACATTCTGTTTATGCCGAGTGCGGCGGCGATGTATCCGCCCGACGCACAGACCTTTGTGGAGGTGACGCGGGTTTCGCAACCGCTGTGTGGTCGGCATCGTCCCGGACACTTTCGCGGCGTGGCGACGGTCGTGGCGAAGCTGTTGATGATTACGCTGCCGCGCCGGGTCTATTTTGGTCTGAAGGACTATCAGCAGTGCCGCGTGGTGGCGCAGATGGCGCGGGACCTGTACTTTCCGCCGGATTTGGTCTTTTGCCCGACGGTACGGGAAGCCGACGGGCTGGCGATGAGTTCGCGCAACGCCCGGCTTTCGCCGGAAGAGCGGCGCGCGGCCGTGGTGTTGCCCCGGTCGCTGGAGTTGGCGCAGGAACTGTTTGCGGCGGGGGAAACGAATCCGGCGGTGATTCGGGAGCGGGTGCACGGGCAGCTTATGACGGAGCCGCTGGCCGAGGTGGAGTACGTTGAGGTTGTGGATGCTCAGACGCTGGAACCCATCACGGAGATTACCCAACCGGCGCTGGTGGCCATTGCCGCGCACTTTGGCCGGACGCGCCTTATTGACAGCGTGGTGCTGACGCCGCCGCGTCCTGAACCGGAGCCGTCAGCGCCCGACCCGCTGGACATTTCGGACGTGCCTGGCCGCGCCAGGTAG